From a single Ovis aries strain OAR_USU_Benz2616 breed Rambouillet chromosome 23, ARS-UI_Ramb_v3.0, whole genome shotgun sequence genomic region:
- the LOC101107700 gene encoding uncharacterized protein C4orf19-like, with translation MGCRCCKMIQSYLFDPVHVPSPGYVNEVNSCKLDEEDTLKLKDKQSSEILVHKGDPPSEGCKRTASGSGTASPQEPCGLPRGPRLLGDAVEGPWAEKTSGAVNGVGPAAVLQLSGEPGPPQGARDSWASAANKGHPTQPFPEGGSARELDCMQLASGETQVIGNAGSGAPSTAGLAAWEVPAHVLQTPTPDYPPLCGSAEDNADHVDHQEKDHLFKIHSEKEPQEGAHPPAGECGLNMPFSAKRSWDSLNEAVTTEIPSVYFDKDDPAQDVPVVDSRNGWEEAPGSPGDRSWETVDQDAEVAEALAALEAATAGEDVDEAE, from the coding sequence ATGGGGTGCAGGTGCTGTAAAATGATACAAAGCTATCTCTTCGATCCAGTTCACGTGCCCTCCCCTGGTTACGTTAACGAAGTGAACAGCTGCAAGTTAGATGAAGAGGACACTCTTAAATTGAAAGACAAACAGAGCAGCGAAATCCTGGTGCACAAGGGTGACCCTCCTAGTGAGGGCTGCAAGAGGACTGCGAGCGGGAGCGGAACAGCCTCTCCACAGGAGCCCTGCGGGCTTCCCCGAGGACCACGCCTCTTGGGGGATGCTGTGGAGGGACCCTGGGCAGAGAAGACTAGCGGGGCCGTCAATGGCGTCGGCCCCGCTGCTGTTCTGCAACTCAGTGGTGAGCCGGGGCCCCCTCAGGGAGCCAGAGACTCCTGGGCCAGTGCTGCAAACAAAGGTCACCCGACTCAGCCCTTCCCTGAAGGAGGGAGTGCCAGAGAGCTGGACTGCATGCAGCTGGCCTCGGGAGAGACGCAGGTCATCGGGAACGCGGGCTCTGGCGCGCCATCCACGGCCGGGCTtgccgcctgggaagtcccagcccATGTCCTCCAGACACCCACCCCGGACTACCCTCCGCTTTGCGGCTCAGCTGAAGACAACGCTGATCACGTTGATCACCAAGAGAAGGACCATCTTTTCAAGATCCACTCTGAGAAGGAGCCCCAGGAGGGTGCTCACCCGCCGGCAGGGGAGTGTGGTTTGAATATGCCCTTCTCTGCAAAGAGAAGCTGGGATTCATTAAACGAGGCCGTGACAACTGAAATCCCAAGTGTCTACTTTGACAAAGACGATCCTGCTCAGGACGTGCCTGTGGTCGATTCCAGAAACGGGTGGGAGGAGGCCCCTGGCTCCCCCGGAGACCGGAGCTGGGAGACGGTGGATCAGGATGCGGAGGTGGCCGAAGCCCTCGCAGCCTTAGAAGCAGCTACTGCGGGAGAAGATGTAGATGAGGCCGAGTAG